One segment of Thermococcus profundus DNA contains the following:
- a CDS encoding pantoate kinase: MLVRAFIPAHITAFFVPRFHDDPLKAGSLGAGINLDKGTNVFASIEGGTLERHIHAAFNGEPVGKRDAEITYYVAENLVPEDFLGEVEIWQYFDFPNGHGFGNSAGGALGTALALSYAFGGTWLSAAKLAHEAEVIHKGGLGDVVGQLAGGIEVRVKAGGPGIGVVDNLFFEDYRVLVVPLGPLHTREVLDGDVVKAIEVEGSKALDALLKDPRPERMMVLARSFAEGTGLLTGDLMELAREIDKVLKNPSSMIMLGKGLFALLRKNEVDDVKSLLADLGVPYDITGIHWERPKVGRWFEGGSE, from the coding sequence ATGCTGGTCAGGGCTTTCATCCCGGCTCACATAACTGCCTTCTTCGTCCCAAGGTTCCACGATGATCCCCTGAAGGCTGGCTCCCTCGGGGCGGGGATAAACCTTGACAAAGGAACCAACGTCTTTGCAAGTATTGAGGGCGGGACGCTGGAGAGACACATACACGCGGCTTTCAACGGGGAGCCAGTGGGGAAGAGGGATGCAGAGATAACCTACTACGTCGCCGAAAATCTCGTTCCCGAGGACTTCCTTGGGGAGGTTGAGATATGGCAGTACTTTGATTTTCCCAACGGCCACGGCTTCGGAAACAGCGCGGGGGGCGCCCTTGGAACTGCTTTAGCTTTGAGCTACGCGTTTGGAGGCACGTGGCTCTCCGCGGCGAAGCTGGCTCACGAGGCAGAGGTGATCCACAAGGGCGGACTGGGCGACGTTGTGGGCCAGCTCGCAGGGGGAATTGAAGTCAGGGTAAAGGCGGGGGGCCCAGGAATAGGGGTCGTGGACAACCTGTTCTTCGAGGACTACCGGGTTCTCGTCGTCCCCCTAGGCCCCCTCCACACGAGGGAAGTCCTAGACGGGGACGTCGTGAAGGCTATTGAGGTGGAGGGCTCAAAGGCCCTTGATGCCCTTTTGAAGGATCCAAGGCCGGAGAGAATGATGGTCCTGGCAAGGTCCTTTGCAGAGGGGACGGGCCTCCTCACTGGCGACCTCATGGAGCTCGCGAGAGAGATCGATAAAGTCCTGAAGAACCCGAGCTCGATGATAATGCTCGGGAAGGGCCTCTTCGCCCTGCTTAGGAAGAACGAGGTGGATGACGTAAAAAGCCTCCTTGCGGATCTAGGTGTGCCCTACGACATAACCGGGATACACTGGGAGAGACCGAAGGTTGGAAGATGGTTCGAGGGGGGATCGGAATGA
- the psmB gene encoding archaeal proteasome endopeptidase complex subunit beta encodes MNGSLNATKGTTTVGVVCKDGVILAADRRATLGNMITSKEVTKVFQIDDHLGIAGAGLVGDILGLTRLLRAEAKLYRAKVGKEMSVKALATLLSNVLHGGRGYAYFAWFLVGGYDSAPALYSIDAAGGVTKEKFVAAGSGMEFALAILEDGFSEDMGLEEGIKLAARAVKAAIKRDVYTGEGVTLVTITKDGYKELSGEELEAILK; translated from the coding sequence TTGAACGGGAGTCTAAACGCCACGAAGGGCACAACAACCGTAGGCGTAGTGTGTAAGGACGGAGTGATCCTAGCGGCCGACAGAAGGGCAACGCTCGGCAACATGATAACGTCGAAAGAAGTCACCAAGGTGTTCCAGATAGACGACCATCTGGGCATAGCCGGCGCCGGTCTGGTTGGGGATATACTCGGCTTAACCAGGCTTCTAAGGGCCGAGGCCAAGCTTTACCGGGCCAAGGTGGGAAAAGAGATGTCGGTCAAGGCCCTTGCCACCCTGCTCTCGAACGTTCTCCACGGAGGCAGGGGCTATGCCTACTTCGCGTGGTTTCTGGTTGGAGGCTACGACTCTGCCCCAGCACTCTACTCAATAGACGCCGCGGGCGGAGTTACTAAGGAGAAGTTCGTGGCGGCGGGTTCTGGTATGGAGTTCGCCCTTGCAATACTTGAGGATGGATTCTCGGAGGATATGGGTCTTGAAGAGGGGATAAAACTCGCCGCCAGGGCCGTGAAAGCCGCGATAAAGAGGGACGTTTACACCGGAGAAGGTGTTACCCTCGTGACGATCACGAAGGATGGGTATAAGGAGCTCAGCGGGGAGGAACTTGAAGCGATTCTGAAGTGA
- the udp gene encoding uridine phosphorylase produces MGEKFVSAERPQTEEGYQYHIACKPGDVSRYVLLPGDPERVPKISSLWDEAREIAFHREYRTHTGKYKGVPISVTSTGIGGPSAAIAVEELAAIGADTFIRVGSTGAIQPGMEIGDLIIAKAAVRLEGTSKQYVRVEYPAVADLEVTLALIEAAESLGVRYHLGITASTDSFYLGQGRPGLNGYFPSFARNIMDDLRQANVTNFEMEAATLYTLASIYGLRAGCICAVFANRVTNEFGKAGEKEAALVASEAVKILSEWDEEKEKAGKKVWHPGLRLRR; encoded by the coding sequence ATGGGTGAAAAGTTCGTTTCGGCTGAGAGGCCCCAGACTGAGGAGGGATACCAGTACCACATAGCCTGCAAGCCGGGGGACGTTTCAAGGTACGTTCTCCTTCCGGGAGACCCTGAGAGGGTTCCAAAGATAAGCTCCCTCTGGGACGAGGCCAGGGAGATTGCCTTCCACCGTGAGTACAGGACGCACACCGGGAAGTACAAGGGCGTGCCTATAAGCGTGACCTCAACTGGAATAGGTGGGCCGTCGGCGGCGATAGCCGTCGAGGAGCTGGCGGCTATTGGAGCTGACACCTTCATCCGGGTGGGCTCTACTGGAGCCATACAGCCGGGAATGGAGATAGGAGACCTCATTATAGCTAAGGCCGCCGTAAGGCTCGAGGGAACCTCCAAGCAGTACGTACGGGTTGAGTATCCTGCTGTGGCTGATCTTGAGGTTACCCTTGCCCTCATAGAGGCCGCTGAGAGCCTCGGAGTACGCTACCACCTTGGCATAACGGCCTCGACCGACAGCTTCTACCTGGGCCAGGGCAGGCCTGGTTTAAACGGCTACTTCCCGAGCTTCGCGAGGAACATAATGGACGACCTCAGGCAGGCCAACGTTACCAACTTCGAGATGGAGGCGGCGACACTCTACACCCTCGCGAGCATCTACGGCCTGAGGGCAGGCTGTATCTGCGCCGTCTTCGCCAACAGGGTTACCAACGAGTTCGGCAAGGCCGGCGAGAAGGAGGCGGCTTTGGTTGCGAGCGAAGCAGTTAAGATACTCTCCGAGTGGGACGAGGAGAAGGAGAAAGCCGGAAAGAAGGTCTGGCATCCGGGATTGAGGCTTAGAAGGTAA
- a CDS encoding CDC48 family AAA ATPase, whose amino-acid sequence MIFGREESVDEIKLRVAEALKVDVGRGIVRFDRPYQKKLGVSTGDIVELVGSRSTAAIVANAHPDDRGLDIVRMDGYIRKNAGVSIGDYITIRRAQVQEAKKVVLAPAQKGVILQIPGDLVKGNLLGRPVVKGDIIVASSRGETGYYGGSPLDDLIRGLFETMPLGFGELKFVVVNTIPKGIVQITYNTEVEVLPQAVEIREESIPEVTYEDIGGLSDAIQKIREMVELPLKHPELFERLGIEPPKGVLLYGPPGTGKTLLAKAVANEANAHFIAINGPEIMSKYYGESEERLRDIFKEAEENAPSIIFIDEIDAIAPKREEVVGEVEKRVVSQLLTLMDGLKSRGKVIVIAATNRPDALDPALRRPGRFDREIEVGVPDKQGRKEILQIHTRGMPLEPPFEKTEVLRILDELAARGGQYLQSAEVMKRLVAEAGSEDEIREVLKRNSEIYSEVRARLVDKMLERIAERTHGFVGADLAALAREAAMVVLRRLIKEGKVSPEQERIPPEVLQELRVREEDFYEALKMVEPSALREVLIEVPNVHWEDVGGLEEVKQELREAVEWPLRYPKAFERLGVNPPKGILLYGPPGTGKTLLAKAVANESEANFIAIRGPEVLSKWVGETEKRIREIFRKARQAAPTVIFIDEIDAIAPARGSYEGGRYLDTLLNQLLTEMDGIEENSGVVVIAATNRPDIIDPALLRPGRFDRLIMVPAPDQRARLEIFRVHTRRVPLAEDVDLAELAKRTEGYSGADIEALVREAAMIALRRAASSASREALESQSEEFLESLKVTKRDFELALKKVKPSITPYMLDYYRNFEESRKRRAEKEKRGVDYYTF is encoded by the coding sequence ATGATATTCGGAAGGGAGGAGAGTGTGGACGAGATCAAGCTCAGGGTTGCAGAGGCTCTCAAGGTCGACGTTGGGAGGGGCATAGTCCGCTTTGACAGGCCCTACCAAAAGAAGCTCGGTGTCAGCACGGGCGACATAGTCGAGCTCGTAGGATCGCGTTCAACTGCTGCCATAGTTGCCAACGCCCACCCCGACGACAGGGGACTGGACATAGTGAGGATGGACGGGTACATAAGGAAGAACGCGGGGGTCAGCATAGGGGACTACATCACGATACGCCGCGCCCAGGTTCAGGAGGCCAAGAAAGTGGTTCTCGCCCCGGCCCAGAAAGGTGTGATCCTCCAGATCCCGGGGGATCTGGTCAAGGGAAACCTCCTCGGGAGGCCCGTGGTCAAAGGGGACATAATCGTCGCTAGCAGTAGGGGTGAGACCGGTTACTACGGCGGTTCCCCCCTGGACGACCTCATAAGGGGCCTCTTCGAGACGATGCCCCTCGGCTTCGGTGAGCTCAAGTTCGTTGTCGTCAACACCATCCCCAAGGGGATAGTTCAGATAACCTACAACACTGAGGTTGAAGTTCTCCCTCAAGCGGTGGAGATCAGGGAGGAGAGCATCCCAGAGGTTACCTACGAGGACATCGGCGGTTTAAGCGACGCCATCCAAAAGATCCGTGAGATGGTTGAGCTCCCGCTCAAGCACCCTGAGCTCTTCGAGAGGTTGGGCATCGAGCCGCCCAAGGGAGTTCTGCTTTACGGTCCGCCCGGAACTGGTAAGACTCTGCTCGCTAAGGCCGTTGCCAACGAAGCCAACGCTCACTTCATAGCGATAAACGGTCCGGAGATAATGAGCAAGTACTACGGCGAAAGCGAGGAGCGCTTGAGGGATATCTTCAAGGAAGCTGAGGAGAACGCCCCGAGCATAATCTTCATTGACGAGATTGACGCAATAGCGCCGAAGAGGGAGGAAGTCGTTGGGGAGGTTGAGAAGCGCGTTGTTTCACAGTTGCTCACCCTCATGGACGGCCTCAAGAGCAGGGGCAAGGTGATTGTTATAGCCGCCACCAACAGGCCCGATGCACTCGATCCAGCCCTCAGGAGACCTGGAAGGTTCGACAGGGAGATTGAGGTAGGCGTTCCGGATAAGCAGGGCAGGAAGGAGATACTTCAGATCCACACAAGGGGAATGCCGCTCGAACCGCCCTTTGAAAAGACGGAGGTCCTTAGAATACTCGATGAACTGGCCGCGAGGGGAGGCCAGTACCTTCAGAGCGCGGAGGTCATGAAGAGGCTGGTTGCGGAAGCGGGGAGCGAGGACGAGATAAGGGAGGTTCTCAAGAGGAACAGCGAGATCTATTCGGAAGTCAGGGCCAGGCTCGTGGACAAGATGCTAGAGAGAATCGCCGAGAGGACTCACGGCTTCGTCGGTGCTGATTTAGCGGCCCTCGCCAGGGAGGCCGCGATGGTGGTTCTCAGGAGGCTCATAAAGGAGGGCAAGGTGAGCCCCGAGCAGGAGAGGATACCGCCGGAGGTTCTCCAGGAGCTCCGCGTTCGGGAGGAGGACTTCTACGAGGCCCTCAAGATGGTCGAGCCGAGTGCGCTCAGGGAGGTTCTCATAGAGGTTCCGAACGTCCACTGGGAGGACGTCGGCGGGCTTGAGGAAGTCAAGCAGGAGCTCAGGGAAGCGGTAGAATGGCCCCTGAGGTACCCCAAGGCCTTTGAGAGGCTTGGGGTGAACCCGCCGAAGGGGATTCTGCTCTACGGTCCGCCTGGAACCGGCAAGACCCTACTAGCCAAGGCGGTCGCCAACGAGAGCGAAGCCAACTTCATAGCCATAAGGGGGCCTGAAGTGCTGAGCAAGTGGGTTGGGGAGACGGAGAAGAGGATAAGGGAGATCTTCAGGAAGGCCAGGCAGGCCGCCCCAACCGTGATATTCATCGATGAAATAGACGCAATAGCCCCCGCCAGGGGAAGCTACGAGGGCGGAAGGTACCTCGACACCCTCCTCAACCAGCTCCTCACCGAGATGGACGGAATTGAAGAGAACAGCGGTGTGGTCGTCATAGCGGCGACCAACAGGCCGGACATCATTGATCCTGCACTCCTCAGGCCGGGAAGGTTCGACAGGCTGATAATGGTCCCCGCTCCTGATCAGAGGGCCAGGCTGGAGATATTCAGGGTGCACACCAGAAGAGTTCCGCTGGCCGAAGACGTTGACCTCGCGGAGCTGGCGAAGAGAACCGAGGGTTACTCCGGTGCCGATATAGAAGCCCTCGTAAGGGAGGCGGCGATGATAGCCCTCAGGAGGGCGGCTTCATCGGCTTCGAGGGAAGCTCTGGAGAGCCAGAGTGAGGAGTTCCTCGAGAGCCTGAAGGTTACTAAGAGGGACTTCGAGCTCGCCCTGAAGAAGGTCAAGCCGAGCATAACCCCCTACATGCTGGACTACTACCGGAACTTCGAGGAGAGCAGAAAGAGGAGGGCCGAGAAGGAGAAGCGGGGGGTCGATTACTACACGTTTTGA
- a CDS encoding beta-CASP ribonuclease aCPSF1: MIRRETFVEDILKDIRAVIDQMVPREAKVTEVEFEGPELVIYVKNPEAIMRDGNLIKSLAKVLKKRISVRPDPEILLPPEQAEELIKQIVPPEAEITNISFDPSVGEVIIEARKPGLVIGKNGETLREITQKVHWAPKAVRTPPIQSQTIYSIRQILQAEAKDRRKFLRHVGRNIYRKPEYKSKWIRITGLGGFREVGRSALLVQTDESYVLVDFGVNIAALRDPSKAFPHFDAPEFRYVLDEGLLDAIIITHAHLDHSGMLPYLFRYKLFDGPIYTTPPTRDLMTLLQQDFIEIQHMNGVEPLYRPRDIKEVIKHTITLDYGEVRDIAPDIRLTLHNAGHILGSAIVHLHIGNGLHNIAVTGDFKFIPTRLLEPAVSRFPRVETLVMESTYGASNDYQMPREEAEKRLIEVIHQTIKRGGKVLIPAMAVGRAQEIMMVLEEYARIGGFEVPIYLDGMIWEATAIHTAYPEYLSKRLREQIFHEGYNPFLNPIFKSVANSRERQDIIDSGEPAIIIATSGMLVGGPSVEYFKQLASDPKNTMIFVSYQAEGTLGRQVQRGLREIPLVGEDGRTEVVQVNMEVQTIDGFSGHADRRELMSYVARLRPRPERIITVHGEPHKCLDLASSIHKKFNLSTRAPNNLDAIRLK; the protein is encoded by the coding sequence TTGATCAGGAGGGAAACTTTTGTAGAGGACATTCTAAAGGACATAAGGGCAGTGATAGACCAGATGGTCCCGAGGGAAGCCAAGGTTACGGAGGTTGAGTTCGAAGGACCTGAGCTAGTCATCTACGTCAAGAACCCCGAGGCAATAATGCGCGACGGCAACCTCATCAAGAGCCTTGCCAAGGTTCTAAAGAAGAGGATCAGCGTCAGGCCAGACCCGGAGATTCTCCTGCCCCCGGAGCAGGCCGAGGAGCTGATAAAGCAGATAGTCCCGCCGGAAGCGGAGATAACGAACATAAGCTTCGATCCATCGGTGGGTGAAGTTATAATCGAGGCGAGGAAGCCGGGTCTGGTCATAGGCAAGAACGGCGAGACGCTCAGGGAGATAACGCAGAAGGTTCACTGGGCACCAAAGGCGGTGAGAACTCCGCCTATTCAGAGCCAGACCATCTATTCGATCAGGCAGATACTCCAGGCCGAGGCGAAGGACAGGAGGAAGTTCCTCAGGCACGTTGGCAGGAACATCTACCGCAAGCCCGAGTACAAGAGCAAGTGGATAAGGATCACCGGTCTTGGAGGGTTCCGCGAGGTCGGAAGGAGTGCCCTTCTCGTTCAGACCGACGAGAGCTACGTCCTCGTTGATTTTGGTGTCAACATAGCCGCGCTGAGGGATCCGAGCAAAGCCTTCCCGCACTTCGATGCCCCCGAGTTCCGCTACGTTCTCGACGAGGGCCTTCTCGATGCCATAATCATCACCCACGCCCATCTCGACCACAGCGGAATGCTTCCCTACCTCTTCCGCTACAAGCTCTTCGACGGGCCGATCTACACGACCCCGCCAACTAGGGATCTGATGACCCTCCTCCAGCAGGACTTCATCGAAATCCAGCACATGAACGGCGTCGAGCCGCTTTACCGGCCGAGGGACATCAAGGAGGTCATTAAACACACCATAACCCTGGACTACGGCGAGGTTCGCGACATAGCGCCGGACATAAGGCTCACCCTCCACAACGCCGGCCACATACTAGGTTCCGCCATAGTCCACCTCCACATCGGAAACGGCCTCCACAACATAGCGGTCACCGGCGACTTCAAGTTCATCCCGACGAGACTCCTTGAACCGGCGGTCTCTCGCTTCCCGCGCGTTGAGACCCTGGTGATGGAGTCGACCTACGGAGCCAGCAACGACTACCAGATGCCGCGCGAGGAGGCCGAGAAGAGGCTTATAGAGGTCATCCACCAGACGATAAAGCGCGGTGGAAAGGTTCTCATTCCCGCTATGGCTGTTGGAAGGGCCCAGGAGATAATGATGGTCCTTGAGGAGTACGCCAGGATTGGTGGCTTCGAGGTTCCCATTTACCTCGACGGAATGATATGGGAGGCGACGGCGATTCACACCGCCTACCCTGAGTACCTGAGCAAGAGGCTGAGGGAGCAGATATTCCACGAGGGCTACAACCCGTTCCTCAATCCGATATTCAAGAGCGTCGCCAACTCCCGCGAGAGGCAGGACATCATAGACTCGGGAGAGCCGGCGATAATCATCGCGACCTCTGGTATGCTCGTCGGCGGGCCGAGCGTGGAGTACTTCAAACAGCTCGCATCCGATCCGAAGAACACAATGATCTTCGTCAGCTACCAGGCTGAGGGAACCCTCGGAAGGCAGGTGCAGAGGGGCCTCCGCGAGATACCGCTCGTAGGGGAAGATGGGAGGACCGAAGTCGTCCAGGTCAACATGGAGGTTCAGACCATAGACGGCTTCTCAGGTCACGCCGACAGGAGGGAGCTGATGAGCTACGTGGCAAGGCTCAGACCGAGGCCGGAGAGGATAATCACAGTCCACGGCGAGCCTCACAAGTGCCTTGACCTCGCTTCGAGCATACACAAGAAGTTCAACCTCTCCACTAGGGCCCCCAACAACCTCGACGCCATAAGGCTCAAGTGA
- a CDS encoding pyridoxal-phosphate dependent enzyme, which produces MLKCTRCGKEYDERFILRCGCGGTLLVERNYFDFFGNLQPYLDMRRYINFLPISGSLLPPATPAITPVSELNLETVTAIFKLEYLQPSGSFKDRGTWVTVSKLLEEGIDEVAIDSSGNAALSLALYSLPANINVHVFLSYDARPEKISLLQRLGAVLHFIDGDRMKVHERAVEFSESEGITYASHWLNPYFIEGTKTAAFEAYEQVGVPDYVFAPTGSGTLLLGLWKGFFELRKMGVVSEIPRLIAVQASGYESLCERSPIQNLLADGIAIPEPPRREEMKRALQETGGTCVSVDEYETENALKWLRKAGFLVEPTSAVVLAALWELVETGEIPDGSKILLPLTGSGLKLTQGI; this is translated from the coding sequence ATGCTGAAGTGTACGCGGTGTGGAAAGGAGTACGACGAGAGGTTCATCCTAAGGTGCGGCTGCGGCGGCACACTGCTGGTCGAGAGGAACTACTTCGACTTCTTCGGGAACCTTCAGCCGTACCTAGATATGAGGAGGTACATCAACTTCCTCCCGATAAGCGGCTCTCTGCTCCCCCCAGCAACGCCCGCGATAACGCCAGTGAGCGAGCTGAACCTGGAGACCGTCACGGCCATCTTCAAACTCGAATACCTCCAGCCGAGCGGATCTTTCAAGGATAGGGGGACGTGGGTAACGGTTTCAAAGCTCCTTGAGGAGGGGATAGACGAGGTTGCGATAGACAGCTCGGGCAACGCGGCGCTCAGCTTGGCCCTCTACTCCCTCCCCGCCAACATAAACGTCCACGTATTCCTCTCCTACGACGCCCGCCCGGAGAAGATATCCCTCTTACAAAGGCTCGGTGCGGTTCTCCACTTCATAGATGGGGACAGGATGAAAGTTCACGAGAGGGCGGTAGAGTTTTCAGAGAGCGAGGGGATAACCTACGCCTCACACTGGCTCAACCCATACTTCATCGAGGGAACGAAAACTGCCGCCTTCGAGGCTTACGAGCAGGTTGGAGTCCCTGATTACGTCTTCGCCCCAACCGGAAGTGGAACACTCCTCCTAGGCCTCTGGAAGGGATTCTTCGAGTTAAGGAAAATGGGCGTCGTTAGCGAGATCCCAAGGCTGATAGCGGTGCAGGCTTCGGGATACGAAAGCCTCTGCGAGCGCTCACCGATTCAAAATCTTCTTGCCGACGGAATAGCGATTCCCGAGCCCCCAAGGAGAGAAGAGATGAAGAGGGCCCTGCAGGAAACGGGAGGGACATGCGTGAGTGTCGACGAGTACGAGACAGAAAACGCACTGAAGTGGCTCAGAAAAGCGGGTTTCCTCGTGGAGCCGACTTCGGCGGTCGTCCTGGCGGCACTGTGGGAACTCGTTGAAACTGGGGAGATACCAGACGGCTCGAAGATCCTACTCCCCCTAACTGGTTCGGGGCTCAAGTTAACCCAAGGTATTTGA
- a CDS encoding ATP-dependent DNA ligase has product MKYSELADLYRRLEKTTLKTLKTKFVADFLKRTPDELLDVVPYLILGKVFPDWDERELGVGEKLLIKAVSMATGVSESEIENSIKDTGDLGESIALAVKKKKQKSFFSQPLTIKRVYDTFIKIAEASGEGSQDRKMKYLANLFMDAEGEEAKYLARTVLGTMRTGVAEGILRDAIASAFNVKPELVERAYMLTSDFGHVAKIAKLEGNDGLSKVRIQVGKPIRPMLAQNAADVKEALLEMGGKAAFEIKYDGARVQVHKDGKSVVIYSRRLENVTRAIPDVVSAVLESIKAERAIVEGELVAVGEGGRPRPFQYVLRRFRRKYNIEEMIEKIPLELNLFDVMFIDGESLIETPFEERRRRLENLIEESEKIKLAVQLVTNSVEEAQKFYEKALELGHEGVMAKRLDSIYEPGNRGKKWLKVKPTMEDLDLVIIGAEWGEGRRAHLLGSFLVAAFDPHSGEFVPVGKVGSGFTDEDLAEFTKMLKPLIVREEGKYVELEPKVVIEVTYQEIQKSPKYGSGFALRFPRYVALREDKSPEEADTIERVAQLYELQERFKAKR; this is encoded by the coding sequence ATGAAGTACTCCGAGCTCGCCGACCTCTACAGGAGGCTTGAAAAGACCACGCTGAAAACCCTCAAGACAAAGTTCGTCGCAGATTTTCTGAAGAGAACGCCGGACGAGCTTCTCGATGTGGTTCCCTACCTCATCCTGGGCAAGGTCTTCCCGGACTGGGATGAGAGGGAGCTGGGTGTTGGGGAGAAGCTTCTGATAAAGGCAGTTTCCATGGCAACGGGAGTTTCGGAGAGCGAAATAGAGAACTCAATCAAAGACACGGGGGATCTGGGTGAGAGCATAGCCCTGGCAGTCAAAAAGAAAAAGCAGAAGAGTTTCTTTTCCCAGCCCCTCACTATAAAACGCGTTTACGACACCTTCATCAAGATCGCAGAGGCGAGCGGGGAGGGGAGCCAGGACAGAAAGATGAAGTACCTGGCGAACCTGTTCATGGACGCGGAGGGCGAGGAAGCTAAATACCTGGCGAGGACCGTTCTCGGAACCATGAGAACCGGGGTTGCCGAGGGGATACTTAGAGACGCCATAGCGAGCGCCTTCAACGTCAAACCAGAGCTCGTTGAGAGGGCGTACATGCTCACGAGCGACTTTGGCCACGTGGCAAAGATAGCCAAACTTGAGGGCAACGATGGACTGTCCAAGGTGAGGATTCAGGTAGGGAAGCCTATAAGACCGATGCTGGCCCAGAACGCCGCGGACGTCAAGGAAGCCCTCCTTGAGATGGGTGGAAAGGCCGCCTTCGAGATAAAGTACGACGGGGCCAGGGTTCAGGTGCACAAGGACGGAAAGAGCGTCGTCATCTACTCCCGCAGGCTGGAGAACGTCACGAGGGCAATCCCTGATGTTGTCTCAGCAGTCCTGGAGAGCATCAAAGCCGAAAGGGCGATAGTGGAAGGCGAACTTGTAGCGGTCGGCGAAGGCGGAAGACCAAGGCCCTTCCAGTACGTCCTCAGGCGCTTCAGGAGAAAGTACAACATCGAGGAGATGATTGAGAAGATCCCCCTGGAGCTCAACCTTTTCGACGTGATGTTCATCGACGGGGAGAGCCTCATAGAGACCCCGTTTGAGGAAAGGCGGAGAAGACTTGAGAACCTCATCGAGGAGAGCGAGAAGATAAAGCTCGCCGTACAGCTGGTGACGAACAGCGTTGAGGAAGCTCAGAAATTCTACGAGAAGGCATTGGAGCTCGGACATGAGGGGGTTATGGCAAAAAGACTGGATTCGATCTACGAGCCAGGCAACAGGGGCAAGAAGTGGCTCAAGGTGAAGCCCACGATGGAGGATCTAGATCTGGTCATTATAGGCGCCGAGTGGGGAGAGGGAAGGAGGGCGCACCTCCTCGGCTCTTTCCTCGTCGCGGCCTTCGATCCCCACAGCGGCGAGTTCGTCCCGGTTGGGAAGGTCGGCAGCGGCTTCACCGATGAGGATCTGGCCGAGTTCACAAAGATGCTCAAGCCGCTGATAGTCAGGGAGGAGGGAAAATACGTCGAACTGGAGCCCAAGGTGGTTATAGAGGTCACCTACCAGGAGATACAGAAGAGTCCAAAGTACGGGAGCGGTTTTGCCCTTCGTTTCCCGCGCTACGTGGCCCTGAGGGAAGACAAGAGTCCTGAAGAGGCCGACACGATAGAGAGAGTTGCACAGCTCTACGAACTCCAGGAAAGGTTCAAAGCGAAGAGGTGA